In Saccopteryx leptura isolate mSacLep1 chromosome 9, mSacLep1_pri_phased_curated, whole genome shotgun sequence, the genomic window CCCGCACACTGCCACCCCCGGGCCACACGCCGGCCCCAGCCTCTCCACTGAGCCGCCCGCACACTGCCACCCCCGGGCCACGCGCCGGCCCCAGCCTCTCCACTGAGCCGCCCGCACACTGCCACCCCCGGGCCACGCGCCGGCCCCAGCCTCTCCACTGAGCCGCCCGCACACTGCCACCCCCGGGCCACGCGCCGGCCCCAGCCTCTCCACTGAGCCGCCCGCACACTGCCACCCCCGGGCCACACGCCGGCCCCAGCCTCTCCACTGAGCCGCCCCCACACTGCTACCCCCGGGCCACACGCCGGCCCCGGCCTCTCCACTGAGCCGCCCCCACACTGCCACCCCCGGGCCACACACCGGCCCTGGCTTCTCCACTGAGCCGCCCGCACACTGCCACCCCCGGGCCACACACCGGCCCTGGCTTCTCCACTGAGCTGCCCGCACACTGCCACCCCCGGGCCACACACCGGCCCTGGCTTCTCCACTGAGCTGCCCGCACACTGCCACCCCGGGGCCACACACCGGCCCTGGCTTCTCCACTGAGCTGCCCGCACACTGTCCACTGAGCTGCCCGCACACTGCCACCTCCGGGCCACGCGCCGGCCCCAGACTCTCCACTGAGCCGCCCCCACACTGCCACCCCCGGGCCACACACCGGCCCTGGCTTCTCCACTGAGCTGCCCGCACACTGCCACCCCCGGGCCACACACCGGCCCTGGCTTCTCCACTGAGCTGCCCGCACACTGTCCACTGAGCTGCCCGCACACTGCCACCCCCGGGCCACACACCGGCCCTGGCTTCTCCACTGAGCTGCCCGCACACTGCCACTCCCGGGCCACGCGCCGGCCCCCGGCCTCTCCACTGAGCCGCCCGCACACTGCCACCCCCGGGCCACGCGCCGGCCCCCGGCCTCTCCACTGAGCTGCCCGCACACTGCCACCCCCGGGCCACACGCCGGCCCCGGCCTCTCCACTGAGCCGCCCGCACACTGCCACCCCTGGGCCACACGCCGGCCCCCGGCCTCTCCACTGAGCTGCCCGCACACTGCCACCCCCGGGCCACGCGCCGGCCCCGGCCTCTCCACTGAGCTGCCCGCACACTGTCCACTGAGCCGCCCGCACACTGTCCACTGAGCCGCCCGCACACTCTGCCCGTGTGCTCTCGCCTGAGCCGCCCGCACACTCTGCCCGTGTGCTCTCCCCTGAGCCGCCCGCACACTCTGCCCGTGTGCTCTCCCCTGAGCCGCCCGCACACTCTGCCCGTGTGCTCTCCACTGAGCCGCCCGCACACTCTGCCCGTGTGCTCTCCCGCCCACCGGCTCCCTAGGACGCTCCTCAAACCCAGCACATCTGGTGGTGTTTTTCCACGACCGGAACCACCATCCACCTGGTTGTCCACACCCCAGATCTAGGACTCATCCTTGAATCTCCCCTTTCCGGTACCCTCGACATTCAATCCCAGCAGGCACCATGGCTTTTTCCTGTCTCACATCTCACTCACGTCCGCTGACTTCTCACCGCGGACCCCGTGTGGAGTCCACAGCCAGGTGCCTCCACCTTGGGACCGACACGGGCTGCCCTCATTCAGAAAGGGTCTAACGACTCCGCTCAGGCAGCCCCTCCCCACCTGGGGCAGATCAGCAAGGTGGCCTGATGGTGGAATCTGGCCCACAGccttcttttgtaaataaagctttattgtcaCACAGCCATGCTCATTCCTGCACAACGGTCTGTGGCTGCTTTCGAGAAGGCAGTGGCCGAGCTGGCAGTGGTGACAGAGACCCCTCAGCCACAAAGGCCAAGGTATCTACTCTCTGACCTTTCTACTGTTTGCTGACCCTAGGAGGTCATCCTGTCTGTTTCACCTTTGCAGGACTCAGGGCCCAGcatgtccctgtctgtccactGTCTGCTTGCATGTGTTACTCCCTCCCTCAGATCTAAGCTCTACGAGAGCAGGAGCCTCTTCTCGTTCACTGCTATAGCCCGGGTACATGGAACAGGGCTGAGCACACAGTAGGTTCTTTGTAAGTGGCCCGTGGTGACCTGTCCCAGGGCCCCCATGCATGACTCAGCTCTTACCTGCCACAGGAAGCAGGTGAGAGCGGCACCGGCACACAGCGCGCCCTGGCCCGGCCAACCACACTCAGCGTTTCTGGGTCAGCTCATTGTGGCTCCGTCAGCCAGGCCACCTGTGGGAAGCCGGGACAGGGCCGTGCGGGGGCTGGGTGCATTGCACAAGGGGGACTCAGCCCCAGTCACGTCCCGCTGGCCTCTCTCAGACCACAAGGCCTCCTGAGAAGGGCCGCCCACACTGCCTTATGTAAGGATGGCTATTTTTAGTTGCTGATCCTGGCTATGAGCTGCAAACCTAGCTGATTCTTGGTGACAGCCCTGGGCCGTCCCACTAGGACCGATCACCAATGACCGGTCCCTGCTGTGGACAATCAGGCAAGATTCCAGAGGCTACACCAGGAAATCCTGGGCTGAGTGCTGGGGCCCAGGGGTGGGCTGGGGAGGAGCTCAGAGCTCCCTGGAGGGAGACACGCCAAAGACAGTGACTCGAGTCCCTGCCGTGAAGACCACAGCACTGTCTCGCAGCAGGGCAGAGGGTGAGACAGCCGGGGGCCCCCTCCCACAAGGGAGCTGTGTCTGCTGTTCTAAGAGCACACAGCCTATGTGGCTTGCCGAGAACAGACAGGACAACCAAGGCTGAGAGGACAGGGCAGGCCACAGAGCAGAACACAGAGCACCACGTGTGCAGCCATGACGGCATTCAAGCAGCGTGGCGGAACTCTGAGTAATCACGGCGAGCGGCAGGGAACCTCACACGCAGGAGGGCCGCTACTCTCAAAAGCAGGAAATGACAAGGCTGGCAGGGATGTGGGGCAGCTGGAGCCTTCATGCACTGTTAGTGGAAATTAActtggggcagccactgtggaaaacagtgcaGATGTtcctcaaaaacaaagaaaccctaAAAATACAACTCCCACCTGATCCAGCGATTCCACGtccaaagaattaaaagcagggtctcggccctggccggttggctcagtggtagagcgtgcagaagtcccgggttcgactcccggccagggcacacaggagaagcgcccatctgcttccccacccctccccccctccttcctctctgtctctctcttcccctcctgcagccgaggctccatt contains:
- the LOC136381170 gene encoding uncharacterized PE-PGRS family protein PE_PGRS54-like; translation: MDKGPRPRLQTELLGAVPSHHHGGQAHSEGKAAGLLPGQQTDGTSQPLLKVPGVCWTWPDHLHQFRHGRAGRLARGSKLCNPTATLCLPRPRPPQVQQRGRGPAPPSSRVRAAGRWTGKLAGAAWTRDHDRAPANGTPDPSQPTHSDSRRSARARASRELVLCAPGVQAPPLPGQAPPPPARQGRDWRSRARGVSGRVRSRRERCGPAAAAGERDAARSAGAGPRAQEVWPPGGLGRAHRAGTSGSSGPPGTGAAGRGRARNQGGSDPGLERRGRSWRAGGGCRAPGRAVRTGTGHRGRGRVPGRARRRSGAASGGARGRLAESWRTRRRGLARRCQSGRSGEVGWGAGGRESTRAECAGGSVESTRAECAGGSGESTRAECAGGSGESTRAECAGGSGESTRAECAGGSVDSVRAAQWTVCGQLSGEAGAGAWPGGGSVRAAQWRGRGPACGPGVAVCGRLSGEAGAGVWPGGGSVRAAQWRGRGPARGPGVAVCGRLSGEAGGRRVAREWQCAGSSVEKPGPVCGPGVAVCGQLSGQCAGSSVEKPGPVCGPGVAVCGQLSGEARAGVWPGGGSVGAAQWRVWGRRVARRWQCAGSSVDSVRAAQWRSQGRCVAPGWQCAGSSVEKPGPVCGPGVAVCGQLSGEARAGVWPGGGSVRAAQWRSQGRCVARGWQCGGGSVERPGPACGPGVAVWGRLSGEAGAGVWPGGGSVRAAQWRGWGRRVARGWQCAGGSVERLGPARGPGVAVCGRLSGEAGAGAWPGGGSVRAAQWRGWGRRVARGWQCAGGSVERLGPACGPGVAVCGRLSGEAGAGVWPGGGSVRAAQWRVRGRHMARRWQ